In the genome of Halobellus ruber, one region contains:
- a CDS encoding DUF1931 domain-containing protein yields the protein MADLIVKAAVKEALDDKNVSSDFYGALDDEVTELLEDAARRAEANDRKTVQPRDL from the coding sequence ATGGCAGACCTTATTGTCAAAGCGGCGGTCAAGGAAGCGCTCGACGACAAGAATGTTTCGTCCGACTTCTACGGTGCCCTCGACGACGAGGTCACCGAACTGCTCGAAGACGCTGCCCGTCGCGCCGAAGCGAACGACCGAAAGACGGTGCAGCCCCGCGACCTGTAA